A single genomic interval of Rhodopseudomonas palustris harbors:
- a CDS encoding carbohydrate ABC transporter permease yields MSTLDTSASLRASSGPSAWQRLRTSRNFIALWFMLPAAAFLILFLAYPLFLGVWMSFTDARIGRGGVFIGVENYEWLWDDSIFWLSVFNTILYTVVASAIKFAVGLYLALLLNRHMPFKAIIRAAVLVPFIVPTVLSAIAFWWIYDSQFSIISWSLIKLGVIEQNINFLGDSNWARASVIFANIWRGVPFVAITLLAGLQTVSPSLYEAATLDGATAWQRFRYITYPLLTPIIAVVMTFSVLFTFTDFQLIWALTRGGPVNATHLMATLSYQRGILSGRLGEGAAIATAMIPFLLAAIAISWFGMQRRKWQQGSDND; encoded by the coding sequence ATGAGCACACTCGACACATCGGCTTCCTTACGAGCGAGCTCCGGCCCCTCCGCCTGGCAACGCCTTCGCACCAGCCGCAACTTCATCGCGCTGTGGTTCATGCTGCCGGCGGCGGCGTTCCTGATCCTGTTTCTGGCCTATCCGCTGTTTCTCGGGGTGTGGATGAGCTTCACCGACGCGCGGATCGGGCGCGGCGGCGTGTTCATCGGGGTGGAGAACTACGAGTGGCTGTGGGACGACAGCATCTTCTGGTTGTCGGTGTTCAACACCATTCTGTACACGGTGGTCGCCAGCGCGATCAAATTCGCGGTCGGCCTGTACCTGGCGTTGCTGCTGAACCGCCACATGCCGTTCAAGGCGATCATCCGGGCCGCGGTGCTGGTACCGTTCATCGTGCCGACCGTGCTGTCGGCGATCGCGTTCTGGTGGATTTACGACTCGCAGTTCTCGATCATCTCCTGGTCGCTGATCAAACTCGGCGTGATCGAGCAGAACATCAACTTCCTCGGCGACAGCAATTGGGCGCGCGCATCTGTGATCTTCGCCAATATCTGGCGAGGCGTGCCGTTCGTGGCGATTACGCTGCTGGCCGGCCTGCAGACGGTGTCGCCGTCTCTGTATGAAGCGGCGACGCTGGATGGCGCCACCGCGTGGCAGCGCTTCCGCTACATCACCTATCCGCTGCTGACGCCGATCATCGCAGTGGTGATGACGTTTTCGGTGCTGTTCACCTTCACCGACTTCCAGCTGATCTGGGCGCTGACCCGCGGCGGGCCGGTCAACGCCACGCATCTGATGGCGACGTTGAGCTATCAGCGCGGCATTCTGTCGGGGCGGCTCGGCGAGGGCGCGGCGATTGCCACCGCGATGATTCCGTTCCTGCTCGCGGCGATCGCGATCTCGTGGTTCGGCATGCAGCGCCGCAAATGGCAGCAGGGGAGCGACAATGACTGA
- a CDS encoding ABC transporter substrate-binding protein, which translates to MTDFTLDRRTLLKGGAITLATVATMSAEQLLGYAKAWAQASPWKPEPGAKINLLRWKRFVEAEDVAFMKIVDAFQKANNVTINVSNESYDDIQPKASVAANTGQGLDMVWGLYSLPFLFPNKCTDVSDVADYLAKKCGGWSDSGKAYGMYNGKWIGIPVAATGGLVNYRISAAEKAGHKEFPKDLAGFSDLVKGLNKNGTPAGMALGHASGDANGWLHWALWAHGGALIDKDSKVVVNSPETAKALEYVKGLYENFIPGTASWNDASNNKAFLAGQLYLTTNGISIYVTAKKDNKEMAADINHAHLPAGLNGKTRELHLGFPILIYNFTKFPQTCKAFTAFMMEPEQFNPWVEAAQGYLSPFLLDYEKNPMWTADPKNTPYRDVARTASTPAGDAQMGENAAAAIADFVVVDMFANYCTGREDVKTAMSSAERAAKRIFRA; encoded by the coding sequence ATGACGGACTTTACCCTCGATCGCCGCACGTTGTTGAAGGGTGGCGCGATCACGTTGGCCACGGTAGCGACGATGTCCGCCGAGCAGTTGCTTGGTTACGCCAAGGCCTGGGCGCAGGCCTCGCCGTGGAAGCCCGAACCGGGCGCCAAGATCAATCTGTTGCGCTGGAAGCGGTTCGTCGAAGCCGAAGACGTCGCCTTCATGAAGATCGTCGATGCCTTCCAGAAGGCCAACAACGTCACCATTAACGTCTCCAACGAGTCCTACGACGACATCCAGCCGAAGGCGTCGGTCGCCGCCAACACCGGGCAGGGGCTCGACATGGTGTGGGGCCTGTACTCGCTGCCGTTCCTGTTCCCGAACAAATGTACCGACGTCAGCGACGTCGCCGATTATCTCGCCAAGAAGTGCGGCGGCTGGAGTGACTCCGGCAAGGCCTACGGCATGTACAACGGCAAGTGGATCGGCATTCCGGTGGCGGCGACCGGTGGTCTGGTCAACTACCGGATCAGCGCGGCCGAGAAGGCCGGCCACAAGGAGTTTCCGAAGGATCTCGCCGGCTTCTCTGATCTGGTGAAGGGCCTGAACAAGAACGGCACGCCGGCCGGGATGGCGCTGGGCCACGCCTCGGGCGACGCCAATGGCTGGCTGCACTGGGCGCTGTGGGCGCACGGCGGCGCGCTGATCGACAAGGACAGCAAGGTCGTCGTCAATTCGCCTGAGACCGCCAAGGCGCTCGAATACGTCAAGGGGCTTTACGAGAACTTCATTCCCGGCACCGCGTCGTGGAACGACGCCTCCAACAACAAGGCGTTTCTCGCCGGCCAGCTCTATCTGACCACCAACGGCATCTCGATCTACGTCACGGCGAAGAAAGACAACAAGGAGATGGCGGCGGATATCAACCACGCGCATCTGCCCGCCGGCCTCAACGGTAAGACCCGCGAGCTGCATCTCGGCTTCCCGATCCTGATCTACAACTTCACCAAGTTCCCGCAGACCTGCAAGGCATTCACCGCTTTCATGATGGAGCCGGAGCAGTTCAACCCGTGGGTCGAGGCGGCGCAGGGCTATCTGTCGCCGTTCCTGCTCGACTACGAGAAGAACCCGATGTGGACCGCGGACCCGAAAAACACGCCGTATCGCGACGTCGCCCGCACCGCCTCGACGCCGGCCGGCGACGCCCAGATGGGCGAGAACGCCGCCGCTGCGATCGCCGACTTCGTCGTGGTCGACATGTTCGCCAACTACTGCACCGGCCGCGAAGACGTGAAGACCGCCATGAGCAGCGCCGAACGTGCGGCGAAGCGGATCTTCCGGGCGTGA
- a CDS encoding carbohydrate ABC transporter permease: MTETTATDPRLAVKVAATVAQSDDSEGMSYLESLPRRLVTLYLPLLIILVVLLFPFYWMALTSIKPDEQLIDMETYNPFWVVKPTLKHIQKLLFETQYPRWLWNTMYVAAASTVLSIGASVLAAYAIVRLRFRGADTVGGAIFLAYLVPPSILFIPLASVIQAYGLFDSPLSLILVYPTLLIPFSTWLLMGYFKTIPFELEECALIDGASRWQILVKIIIPLAVPGLISAFIFCFTLCWNEFIYALTFLQSTPNKTVPVAIVNEFVDGDIYKWGSLMAGALVGSLPLVILYAFFVEHYVSAMTGAVKE, translated from the coding sequence ATGACTGAGACCACCGCCACCGATCCCCGGCTCGCCGTGAAAGTCGCCGCCACCGTCGCGCAGAGCGACGACAGCGAGGGAATGAGCTATCTGGAGTCGCTGCCGCGCCGGCTGGTGACCCTGTATTTGCCGCTGCTCATCATCCTGGTGGTGCTGCTGTTCCCGTTCTACTGGATGGCGCTGACATCGATCAAACCCGACGAGCAGCTGATCGACATGGAGACCTACAACCCGTTCTGGGTGGTCAAGCCGACGCTGAAGCACATCCAGAAATTGTTGTTCGAGACGCAGTATCCGCGCTGGCTGTGGAACACGATGTATGTCGCGGCGGCCTCGACGGTGCTGTCGATCGGCGCCAGCGTGCTCGCCGCCTACGCGATCGTGCGGCTGCGTTTCCGCGGAGCCGACACCGTGGGCGGCGCAATCTTTTTGGCCTATCTGGTGCCGCCCTCGATCCTGTTCATCCCGCTGGCCTCGGTGATCCAGGCCTATGGACTGTTCGACTCGCCGCTGTCGCTGATCCTGGTATATCCGACGCTGCTGATCCCGTTCTCGACCTGGCTGCTGATGGGCTATTTCAAAACCATCCCGTTCGAGCTCGAGGAATGCGCGCTGATCGACGGCGCGTCGCGCTGGCAGATCCTGGTCAAGATCATCATTCCGCTGGCGGTGCCGGGGCTGATCTCGGCCTTCATCTTCTGCTTTACGCTGTGCTGGAACGAATTCATCTACGCGCTGACCTTCCTGCAATCGACGCCGAACAAGACCGTGCCGGTGGCGATCGTCAACGAGTTCGTCGACGGCGACATCTACAAATGGGGCTCGCTGATGGCCGGCGCCCTGGTCGGCTCGCTGCCGCTGGTGATCCTCTACGCCTTCTTCGTCGAACATTACGTGTCGGCGATGACCGGGGCGGTGAAGGAGTAG